The proteins below come from a single Thalassoglobus sp. JC818 genomic window:
- a CDS encoding DUF1549 domain-containing protein, with product MKQLAFFLASLTALMPLGTSADESGVDFYVEKVEPIFAEHCYQCHGNGKAKGGLNLYTRENVLAGGESGAGVDLESPEFSMILDAVNYESYEMPPSGKLPEESIAIIRKWIDMKAPMPERTDVIAIEEEHGIPEVNEETRNHWSFRPLEAVEVPQVDSEFVQTPIDAFIFQKLKDAGLQPNLQASRESLVRRLSYTLIGLPPTPEQVDQFVNNDSPDAFEDLVDELLESPHFGEHWARYWLDLVRYAETNSFERDNPKPFVWKYRDYVIRAFNDDKPYDEFVREQLAGDELDETTPDSIIATGYYRLGQWDDEPADPKLAMFDELDDIIATTSQGFLGLTMNCARCHDHKLDPIPQADYYRMVAFFRNVKRYGLRSDESVYERSVRSIATPEQEAMFKEESAAYHKQVESLRTDLDQIEDRIRESLQGGEKDDFQADSVRLRIVKKYVGKYLTQEEFDDYARIRKEWTELKNHPPQIADQALAVTEHGMDAPATYILIRGNASSEGDIVEPGFPTVLTDDSPVISPPAHGQSSGRRRALADWVTDPENGLPLRVVVNRIWQWSFGRGLVQSPNDFGLTGVAPTHPELLEWLAVQFREDGQSLKSLIKQMVMSSTWRMSSAPQEQGLEVDPTNQLYWRFDMRRLRAEEIRDSILAANGTLNLNDMYGPSIYPLIPEEVLAGQSRPGQGWDDSSEEERRRRSIYIHLKRSLTVPLMASFDVADTDFTCPVRFATTQPTQALGMLNSDFLNSQAALFAKDIVAEAGDDLSDQIQLALERVLQRDPTQTEIDRGTDLVNDLQSEYGQDQSTALKNFCLLALNLNEFMYLD from the coding sequence ATGAAACAACTAGCTTTCTTCCTTGCTTCGCTAACAGCTTTGATGCCATTGGGCACTTCAGCGGATGAATCTGGAGTCGACTTCTACGTTGAGAAGGTCGAGCCGATTTTCGCCGAACACTGTTATCAGTGCCATGGGAACGGAAAAGCCAAAGGAGGGCTCAACCTCTATACCCGCGAGAACGTTCTCGCGGGGGGAGAGAGTGGGGCAGGGGTTGATCTGGAGTCTCCAGAGTTCAGCATGATCCTGGATGCGGTCAACTACGAAAGCTACGAGATGCCGCCTTCAGGCAAACTGCCTGAAGAATCGATTGCCATCATCCGCAAGTGGATTGATATGAAAGCTCCGATGCCGGAGCGAACGGATGTGATCGCGATTGAAGAAGAGCACGGCATTCCTGAAGTAAATGAGGAAACTCGAAATCACTGGTCGTTCCGGCCGCTCGAAGCGGTGGAAGTTCCTCAAGTCGACTCCGAATTTGTTCAGACTCCCATCGACGCGTTCATTTTCCAGAAGCTGAAAGACGCCGGCCTGCAACCCAATTTGCAAGCAAGTCGTGAGTCACTTGTACGGCGCCTCTCTTACACCTTGATTGGCTTGCCTCCCACTCCTGAGCAAGTGGACCAATTCGTCAACAATGATTCCCCGGACGCATTCGAAGACCTTGTCGACGAATTGCTCGAATCTCCACACTTCGGAGAACACTGGGCTCGCTACTGGTTGGACCTGGTTCGATATGCAGAAACCAACAGCTTCGAACGGGACAATCCGAAGCCGTTTGTCTGGAAATACCGTGACTATGTCATCAGGGCCTTCAACGATGACAAGCCGTACGACGAATTCGTTCGAGAGCAACTCGCTGGCGACGAACTCGACGAAACGACACCCGATTCAATCATCGCTACCGGTTACTATCGCTTGGGGCAATGGGATGATGAGCCAGCTGATCCGAAACTGGCGATGTTCGACGAGCTGGATGACATCATCGCAACGACTTCACAGGGCTTTCTCGGGCTGACGATGAACTGTGCCCGTTGTCACGATCACAAACTCGATCCGATTCCGCAGGCCGACTATTACCGAATGGTCGCATTCTTCCGGAACGTCAAACGTTACGGGCTTCGCTCCGACGAGTCCGTGTACGAGCGATCAGTTCGCAGCATCGCGACTCCTGAGCAGGAAGCAATGTTTAAGGAGGAATCTGCGGCGTACCACAAACAAGTCGAGAGTCTCCGCACAGACTTAGACCAAATCGAAGATCGAATTCGTGAAAGCCTTCAAGGAGGGGAAAAGGACGATTTTCAGGCTGATTCCGTTCGGTTACGAATCGTCAAAAAGTATGTCGGCAAGTATCTCACGCAAGAAGAGTTCGACGACTACGCTCGCATTCGAAAAGAGTGGACAGAGCTGAAGAATCATCCGCCGCAAATCGCTGATCAAGCACTCGCAGTGACCGAACACGGAATGGATGCACCAGCGACTTACATTCTGATTCGAGGAAATGCATCTTCGGAAGGGGATATCGTTGAGCCCGGATTTCCCACCGTGTTGACGGACGACTCTCCTGTGATTTCTCCACCAGCGCACGGTCAGAGCAGCGGGCGACGACGTGCTTTGGCCGACTGGGTTACAGATCCTGAGAACGGTCTGCCACTTCGCGTGGTTGTGAATCGCATCTGGCAGTGGAGCTTCGGTCGAGGACTGGTCCAGTCACCCAATGACTTCGGATTGACCGGTGTCGCTCCGACGCATCCGGAACTGCTGGAGTGGTTAGCGGTTCAGTTCCGCGAGGATGGTCAAAGTCTGAAGTCGTTGATCAAACAAATGGTCATGTCTTCGACCTGGAGAATGTCTTCAGCTCCTCAGGAACAGGGACTCGAAGTTGATCCAACGAATCAGCTTTACTGGCGATTTGATATGCGACGCCTCCGAGCTGAAGAGATTCGCGATTCGATTCTCGCAGCGAACGGAACGTTGAATCTCAATGACATGTACGGACCGAGCATCTATCCGCTCATTCCAGAAGAAGTGCTCGCTGGACAGTCTCGACCTGGTCAGGGATGGGATGATTCCAGTGAAGAAGAACGACGGCGGAGAAGTATTTACATCCATCTCAAACGCTCGCTGACAGTTCCGCTGATGGCTTCATTTGATGTGGCGGACACAGACTTCACCTGCCCGGTTCGATTCGCCACGACGCAGCCAACTCAGGCGCTCGGCATGTTGAACAGCGACTTCCTGAATTCGCAAGCAGCCCTCTTCGCGAAAGACATCGTGGCTGAGGCCGGCGATGACTTGAGCGATCAGATTCAGTTGGCTCTTGAACGAGTTTTGCAGCGTGATCCTACTCAGACGGAGATTGATCGCGGCACGGACTTGGTCAATGACTTGCAGTCTGAATACGGTCAGGATCAATCGACTGCCCTCAAGAACTTCTGCCTGCTGGCATTGAACCTGAACGAGTTCATGTACCTCGATTGA